From a region of the Alnus glutinosa chromosome 1, dhAlnGlut1.1, whole genome shotgun sequence genome:
- the LOC133856075 gene encoding uncharacterized protein LOC133856075, with product MYQLKRDDIKTLKGKLYRRIYEKLKAVGEEATNCISRYASDDLFEVEQGHRTYVVDLRKRTCGCRKWEMTGIPCAHAHSAITFHGHKLEDYVDRFYSIEMYKKAYAPMIYSVPSEEQWI from the coding sequence ATGTACCAACTAAAAAGAGATGACATTAAAACTTTGAAAGGCAAGTTGTACCGTAGAATTTATGAAAAGCTCAAGGCAGTTGGTGAAGAGGCAACAAATTGTATTTCCCGTTATGCTAGTGATGACCTGTTTGAAGTAGAGCAGGGACATAGAACGTATGTCGTGGATTTGAGGAAGAGGACATGTGGGTGCAGGAAGTGGGAGATGACTGGGatcccatgtgcacatgcacATTCTGCCATAACCTTCCATGGACATAAACTGGAGGATTATGTGGATCGTTTCTATAGCATTGAGATGTACAAGAAGGCGTATGCTCCCATGATATATTCAGTTCCTAGTGAGGAACAGTGGATTTGA